In one window of Pirellulales bacterium DNA:
- a CDS encoding efflux RND transporter periplasmic adaptor subunit → MSDRYNNRLPPPPHDEPEPIDEGGLRAPPELTGWRKAWWWFDFIILVKLARLRFIGILAAIGIVITQWDTLVAYYDRYTRPAEAATVASSDVEWFCPMHPAVVRDNSKEKCPICFMPLSKRKKGDVHEEALPPGVVNRVQISPYRVVLAGVRTWSTDYVPLTKQVSAVGFIEFNEREERKVSAWVGGRIDKLYVNETGTTVDAGEVLADLYSPDLYSGMREFVGAVQGGDRRMAASTRERLRLLGISDDQLDELAKTGKANTHLKIRSPITGHIIQKYVVEGQYVETGTPLYDVADLSTVWIQAQVYEEDFPFLPQRQTHRPIPADSPDALPVVATSRAFPGEPFHGKLAFVYPHVDEATRTVTIRCELPNPGHKLRPGTTATVTIEVPPRDVEMLRDAVADDAPRQAQLGEGLVLAVPESAVIDTGKQRIVYRESLPNVFEGVQVELGPRMNGPQGAMFYPVLSGLKPGDLVVATGSFLVDAETRLNPAAGSIYFGGSGGGSKSGSGVTTVRPSTPEDPDAKIEAALAGLSPADRRTAESQKFCPILKNNRLGSMGPPVKLEVDGQTVFVCCAGCKKQALEDPEKTLAQVTKLRGGRPASGDAAKAPTPAPSRPAKNDPDARIKGALAKLSPEDRKLAEEQRFCPVEEENRLGSMGKPVKLLIDGQPVFLCCAGCEEGAKADPKKALAKVKDLKERGKPRMKHR, encoded by the coding sequence ATGTCCGACCGCTACAACAACCGCCTGCCGCCGCCGCCACACGACGAACCCGAACCGATCGACGAGGGCGGCCTGCGCGCCCCGCCCGAACTCACCGGCTGGCGAAAAGCCTGGTGGTGGTTCGATTTCATCATCCTGGTCAAATTGGCCCGGCTGCGGTTCATCGGCATCCTGGCGGCCATCGGCATCGTGATCACGCAATGGGACACGCTGGTCGCCTACTACGACCGCTATACCCGCCCGGCCGAAGCGGCCACGGTCGCGTCGAGCGACGTCGAGTGGTTCTGCCCCATGCATCCCGCGGTGGTCCGCGACAACAGCAAAGAGAAATGCCCGATCTGCTTCATGCCGCTCTCGAAGCGCAAAAAGGGCGACGTCCACGAAGAGGCCCTGCCGCCCGGCGTGGTCAACCGCGTGCAGATCTCGCCCTATCGCGTGGTGCTGGCCGGCGTGCGCACCTGGAGCACCGACTACGTGCCGCTGACCAAGCAGGTGAGCGCCGTGGGCTTCATCGAGTTCAACGAACGCGAAGAGCGGAAAGTGAGCGCCTGGGTCGGCGGACGAATCGACAAGCTGTACGTGAACGAGACGGGCACCACCGTCGACGCCGGCGAGGTGCTGGCCGATCTCTACAGCCCCGATCTCTACAGCGGCATGCGCGAGTTCGTCGGTGCCGTGCAGGGCGGAGACCGGCGAATGGCCGCCAGCACGCGCGAGCGGCTGCGGCTGTTGGGCATCAGCGACGACCAGCTCGACGAGCTGGCCAAGACCGGCAAGGCCAATACGCACCTCAAGATTCGCTCGCCGATCACCGGGCACATCATCCAGAAGTACGTCGTCGAGGGGCAGTACGTCGAGACGGGCACGCCGCTCTACGACGTGGCCGACCTATCGACCGTCTGGATTCAGGCCCAGGTGTATGAGGAAGATTTTCCCTTTTTGCCTCAGCGGCAGACGCACCGGCCGATTCCCGCCGACAGCCCGGATGCCTTGCCCGTCGTGGCCACCAGCCGTGCCTTTCCGGGCGAGCCGTTTCACGGCAAGCTGGCGTTCGTCTATCCGCACGTCGACGAGGCCACGCGCACCGTCACGATTCGTTGCGAGCTGCCCAACCCCGGCCACAAGCTGCGTCCCGGCACGACCGCGACCGTGACCATCGAAGTGCCGCCGCGCGACGTGGAGATGCTCCGCGACGCGGTGGCCGACGATGCTCCGCGTCAGGCCCAGCTCGGCGAAGGGCTGGTGCTGGCCGTGCCGGAAAGCGCGGTGATCGATACGGGCAAGCAGCGGATCGTCTACCGCGAGAGCCTGCCCAACGTGTTCGAGGGGGTGCAGGTGGAGCTGGGGCCGCGCATGAACGGGCCCCAGGGTGCGATGTTTTACCCGGTGCTGTCGGGACTGAAGCCGGGTGATTTGGTGGTGGCGACGGGCTCGTTTCTGGTCGATGCGGAAACGCGGCTCAACCCGGCGGCCGGCTCGATCTACTTTGGGGGCAGCGGCGGCGGATCGAAGAGCGGCTCCGGCGTGACCACCGTGCGACCGTCGACGCCCGAGGATCCCGACGCCAAGATCGAGGCCGCGTTGGCCGGTCTTTCGCCGGCAGACCGGCGAACCGCCGAGTCGCAAAAGTTTTGTCCGATCTTGAAGAACAACCGCTTGGGATCGATGGGTCCGCCGGTGAAGCTCGAGGTGGACGGCCAGACGGTGTTCGTCTGCTGCGCGGGCTGCAAGAAGCAGGCGCTGGAAGATCCGGAGAAAACGTTGGCGCAAGTGACCAAGCTGCGCGGCGGCAGGCCCGCCAGCGGCGATGCGGCGAAGGCGCCGACACCCGCGCCGTCCAGGCCGGCCAAGAATGACCCGGATGCGCGGATCAAGGGCGCGCTGGCCAAGCTCTCGCCCGAGGACCGCAAGTTGGCCGAGGAGCAGCGCTTTTGCCCGGTGGAAGAAGAGAACCGGCTCGGCTCGATGGGCAAGCCGGTAAAGCTGCTGATCGATGGTCAGCCGGTGTTCCTCTGCTGCGCCGGGTGCGAAGAGGGCGCGAAAGCCGACCCGAAAAAGGCGCTCGCCAAGGTCAAGGATCTGAAAGAGCGGGGAAAGCCACGGATGAAACACAGATGA